In Synechococcus sp. MU1643, a single window of DNA contains:
- the efp gene encoding elongation factor P: protein MISSNDFRTGTTIEIDGAVWRVVEFLHVKPGKGSAFVRTKLKAVKSGNVVEKTFRAGEMLPQAMLEKSSLQHTYMEGEDYVFMDMGTYEETRLSAAQIGESRKYLKEGMEVNVVSWNDKPLEVELPNSVVLEIKETDPGVKGDTATGGTKPAILETGAQVMVPLFLSVGEKIKVDTRNDSYLGRENG from the coding sequence ATGATCTCCAGTAACGACTTCCGCACCGGCACCACGATTGAAATCGATGGGGCCGTTTGGCGCGTTGTCGAGTTCTTACACGTCAAGCCCGGCAAGGGATCTGCCTTCGTGCGCACCAAGCTCAAGGCCGTGAAGTCCGGCAACGTGGTGGAGAAAACCTTCCGCGCTGGGGAAATGCTTCCCCAGGCGATGTTGGAGAAATCCTCTCTTCAGCACACCTACATGGAAGGTGAGGACTACGTCTTTATGGACATGGGTACCTACGAGGAGACCCGCCTCAGTGCTGCCCAGATCGGAGAGAGCCGCAAGTACCTCAAGGAAGGCATGGAGGTGAATGTGGTGTCCTGGAACGACAAACCCCTCGAGGTTGAACTTCCCAACTCCGTTGTTCTGGAGATCAAAGAAACTGACCCTGGCGTCAAGGGCGACACCGCCACGGGTGGCACCAAGCCCGCCATTCTTGAGACCGGTGCACAAGTGATGGTTCCGCTCTTTCTTTCTGTGGGAGAAAAGATCAAAGTGGATACCCGCAACGACAGTTACCTCGGGCGCGAAAACGGATGA
- a CDS encoding DUF6554 family protein, translating to MGPIRSSLVVSAAALVSALSGVTPALQAAEPTEEKGAKIYCFLRSSGNDHEVSWKAAYAVIKRQRSGLFKTSPEHASVMITEGVVQDPGNFPDCGQFLGDLFGGNTQPATAATLGNSSSITESTIESTEDTTRYSY from the coding sequence ATGGGTCCCATCAGGTCATCGCTGGTTGTGTCTGCCGCGGCCCTGGTAAGCGCTCTCAGCGGCGTTACCCCCGCCCTACAAGCGGCTGAACCCACTGAAGAGAAGGGCGCCAAGATTTATTGCTTCCTGCGGTCCAGCGGCAACGACCACGAGGTGAGCTGGAAAGCCGCTTACGCCGTAATCAAACGCCAGCGCAGTGGCCTGTTCAAAACATCCCCGGAACATGCCTCAGTGATGATTACGGAAGGCGTCGTCCAGGACCCCGGCAATTTCCCCGACTGTGGCCAGTTCCTTGGTGATCTGTTCGGCGGGAACACCCAACCAGCCACCGCTGCCACCCTTGGAAACTCCTCATCCATCACCGAAAGCACCATCGAGAGCACCGAAGACACCACGCGCTACAGCTACTGA
- the thiL gene encoding thiamine-phosphate kinase — translation MSPTLAELTEAELLRRLARFAPPNQLSDDTAALAADARPLLINTDVLVDGVHFSDATTTSVDVGWRAVAANLSDLAASGAVDIDGITVALVAPGHTSWDWVDGVYQGISAALGQYGGVLLGGDCSKGEQRLLSITALGRLGPLRLHRNAARPGDVLVTSGPHGLSRMGLALLQDDPSVRDIALRSTLRDQAIARHQRPTPRLKEVQQLLACKPKHLPWRAGGTDSSDGLLPAVAGLCISSGCGAVLRKDQLPTAEGWPDGAPWMDWCLSGGEDFELVLSLPKAWADVWQQCIPESQRIGQINAEAGVIRWGHNHKPVDTSGFDHFGQP, via the coding sequence ATGAGCCCAACCCTGGCGGAGCTAACTGAAGCGGAGCTGCTCAGGCGGCTGGCTCGCTTCGCTCCGCCCAATCAGCTCAGTGACGACACCGCAGCCCTGGCCGCAGACGCCCGGCCGCTGCTGATCAACACCGACGTTCTCGTGGATGGCGTCCATTTCAGCGATGCCACCACAACGTCCGTGGATGTGGGATGGCGCGCCGTTGCCGCCAACCTGTCCGACTTGGCCGCCAGTGGTGCTGTCGACATCGACGGGATCACGGTGGCCCTCGTTGCCCCAGGTCACACCAGTTGGGACTGGGTGGACGGGGTGTATCAAGGCATCAGTGCCGCCTTGGGGCAGTACGGCGGCGTTCTGCTGGGGGGTGACTGCTCCAAAGGAGAGCAGAGATTGCTATCGATCACAGCGCTCGGCCGTCTCGGACCCCTGCGTCTGCATCGCAATGCAGCCCGCCCTGGCGATGTCTTGGTCACAAGTGGGCCCCATGGGCTCAGCCGAATGGGCCTCGCGCTGCTGCAGGACGACCCAAGCGTGCGTGACATCGCTTTGCGCTCAACTTTGCGGGACCAAGCGATCGCACGCCACCAACGACCGACACCTCGGCTGAAGGAAGTCCAGCAGCTGCTGGCCTGCAAACCGAAGCATCTGCCCTGGCGGGCCGGAGGAACCGACAGCAGCGACGGACTGCTCCCTGCTGTCGCAGGCCTTTGCATCAGCAGCGGCTGTGGAGCGGTGCTGCGGAAGGATCAGCTTCCAACGGCCGAAGGCTGGCCTGATGGAGCGCCATGGATGGATTGGTGCCTCTCCGGAGGAGAGGACTTTGAGTTGGTGCTGAGCCTTCCCAAAGCCTGGGCCGATGTCTGGCAGCAATGCATCCCCGAAAGTCAGCGCATAGGTCAGATCAATGCTGAAGCGGGCGTCATCCGCTGGGGCCACAACCACAAGCCAGTGGACACAAGCGGATTTGATCACTTCGGCCAGCCCTGA
- the accB gene encoding acetyl-CoA carboxylase biotin carboxyl carrier protein, with the protein MTMQLDHEQLHRLLEALGESDIQEFRLEGDDFRLEVRRNLPAQAVMAPVMPAPVAAAAPAPVAPAEPASAPPASTATRSDLLEVTAPMVGTFYRAPAPGEPSFVEVGSRINVGQTVCILEAMKLMNELESEVGGEVVEILVDNGTPVEFGQVLMRVKPA; encoded by the coding sequence ATGACCATGCAGCTGGATCACGAACAACTGCACCGCTTGCTGGAGGCGCTCGGCGAGAGCGACATCCAGGAATTCCGGTTGGAGGGAGATGACTTCCGTCTGGAAGTCCGTCGCAACTTGCCGGCCCAGGCCGTCATGGCTCCCGTCATGCCCGCTCCCGTTGCTGCTGCAGCACCAGCTCCAGTTGCGCCCGCCGAGCCCGCATCTGCGCCGCCCGCATCCACCGCAACGCGCAGCGACCTGCTCGAAGTCACGGCCCCCATGGTGGGCACCTTCTATCGTGCTCCCGCGCCGGGCGAACCCTCTTTTGTTGAAGTGGGCAGTCGGATCAATGTCGGCCAGACCGTCTGCATCCTTGAGGCGATGAAGCTGATGAACGAGCTGGAGTCGGAGGTTGGCGGTGAAGTGGTGGAGATCCTGGTTGACAACGGCACGCCCGTTGAATTCGGTCAGGTGCTGATGCGGGTCAAGCCGGCCTGA
- a CDS encoding DEAD/DEAH box helicase, with product MPSNPTLTCYLDLSTAGLIRVVSPFDAVTQSQLRRIKPRGRWIGPGYGWDFPLAAAGALQQALGRRFPVSSALQQWLDWCQHPLPPLPPHRTLVAAADLDEALQDGRRPLRHQRSGVRWLLARRGAVLADEMGLGKTLTALLAARALMRCAEVRLLVVAPVGLHPHWRRESEALGVELELVSWARLPDTLPPAGTLLVVDEAHYAQSLQAQRTAALLRLARHPRLRAIWMLTGTPMKNGRPSQLYPLLAAMDHPIARDQRQFEERYCQGHWREGRTGKRWQASGASQLEELRRLSRPLILHRRKQQVVDLPPKQRSLHPVLLSEAELTGFDHRVELVLDDYRRRARLGEVRRDAEHLALLTSMRQIAAEFKLPEAQQLVESLRRQGEAVVLFSGFVAPLQLLQQTIGGELLTGRQRPAERQESVDRFQQGQNDCLLATFGTGALGFTLHRARHVVLLERPWTPGDLDQAEDRCHRLGMGDGLTCHWLQLGAADQLVDGLLASKAERIEVLLGPRRLSLQRQSLSAMVRDCLQVL from the coding sequence GTGCCGTCAAATCCCACATTGACTTGCTACCTGGATCTCTCTACAGCAGGACTGATCCGCGTGGTAAGCCCGTTTGATGCGGTGACCCAGTCCCAGTTGCGTCGGATCAAGCCCAGGGGGCGTTGGATCGGCCCCGGCTATGGCTGGGATTTCCCATTGGCCGCCGCTGGTGCACTTCAGCAGGCCCTCGGGCGCCGTTTCCCTGTCAGCTCTGCTTTGCAGCAGTGGCTTGATTGGTGCCAGCACCCCCTGCCCCCGCTGCCCCCGCACCGGACCCTTGTGGCCGCAGCAGATCTTGACGAAGCTCTGCAGGATGGTCGACGGCCTCTGCGTCATCAACGCTCTGGTGTCCGTTGGCTCCTGGCCCGTCGCGGCGCCGTTCTGGCCGATGAGATGGGGCTAGGAAAGACCCTTACGGCTCTGTTGGCGGCCCGTGCCCTGATGCGCTGCGCTGAGGTGCGGTTGCTTGTGGTGGCTCCCGTTGGTCTGCATCCCCACTGGCGCCGGGAATCAGAGGCCCTTGGGGTTGAGCTTGAGTTGGTGAGCTGGGCTCGCCTGCCCGACACCCTCCCGCCAGCGGGAACGCTTCTGGTGGTGGATGAAGCGCATTACGCACAGTCACTTCAGGCGCAGCGTACGGCTGCTTTGCTGCGTCTAGCCCGTCATCCCCGCCTGCGGGCGATCTGGATGCTCACGGGAACCCCAATGAAGAACGGTCGTCCGTCCCAGCTGTATCCCCTGCTTGCGGCCATGGACCATCCAATTGCGCGGGATCAACGCCAGTTCGAGGAGAGGTATTGCCAGGGGCACTGGCGGGAGGGTCGAACCGGTAAACGCTGGCAGGCTTCCGGAGCCAGTCAGCTGGAGGAGCTGCGTCGCCTGAGTCGACCGTTGATCCTGCATCGCCGCAAGCAGCAGGTGGTCGACCTTCCTCCCAAGCAGCGAAGTCTTCACCCTGTGCTGCTGTCGGAGGCTGAGCTCACAGGCTTCGATCATCGTGTTGAGCTGGTGCTGGATGACTACCGACGTCGGGCCCGTCTCGGAGAGGTGCGACGGGATGCTGAGCATCTGGCTCTCCTCACCTCCATGCGTCAGATCGCTGCGGAATTCAAATTGCCGGAGGCCCAGCAGCTGGTTGAGTCACTGCGCCGGCAAGGGGAGGCGGTGGTGCTGTTCAGTGGCTTTGTGGCCCCATTGCAGTTGTTGCAGCAAACCATCGGCGGCGAGTTGTTAACCGGTCGCCAGCGCCCTGCTGAACGTCAGGAGAGTGTGGATCGGTTTCAGCAGGGTCAGAACGATTGTCTGCTTGCCACCTTTGGTACCGGTGCTCTCGGCTTCACCCTGCACCGGGCCCGTCATGTGGTGTTGTTGGAACGCCCCTGGACGCCAGGCGACCTCGACCAAGCCGAAGACCGCTGTCATCGTTTGGGGATGGGGGATGGCTTGACTTGCCATTGGCTGCAGCTCGGCGCAGCGGATCAGCTGGTGGATGGTTTGTTGGCGAGCAAGGCGGAACGGATCGAGGTGTTGCTGGGGCCTCGGCGCTTGTCCCTGCAACGTCAATCACTCTCCGCCATGGTGCGGGATTGTTTGCAGGTGCTCTGA
- the murC gene encoding UDP-N-acetylmuramate--L-alanine ligase, translating into MPRLLDRQTPVHFIGVGGIGMSALARILVDRGHPVSGSDPRDNATTQQLKTLGVKVFHQQDATCIDAVSAAKDACSPVVVISTAIPENNPELQRARQQGLEIWHRSDLLAALIEQQPSIAVAGSHGKTTTSTLITTLLLEANQDPTAVIGGIVPSLGSNGHAGQGKLLVAEADESDGSLVKFSPSLGVITNLELDHTDHYSSLDDLISTLQRFAGGCDRVLANHDDPILQEHFQPTAWWSNQSAESVDFAALPLSLEGDRCLARFYEAGHPVGDFTLPMAGLHNLSNATGALAACRMEDLPFDQLVEGLVGLKAPRRRFDLRGTWKGRQIVDDYAHHPSEVKATLEMARLMVRSGRSPLPTAPERLLAVFQPHRYSRTQQFLDGFAQALQNCDLLLLAPVYSAGEQPLQGICSNALADRVRSLKPDLEIAVADNLDQLTDLVIQHSRENDLVLAMGAGDVNGLWSKLTS; encoded by the coding sequence TTGCCGCGCCTGCTCGACCGTCAGACACCAGTCCACTTCATCGGTGTCGGCGGAATTGGCATGTCGGCTTTGGCTCGGATTCTCGTTGACCGCGGTCACCCGGTCAGCGGCTCGGACCCGCGTGACAATGCGACAACACAACAGTTGAAGACCCTCGGGGTGAAGGTCTTCCACCAGCAGGATGCAACCTGCATTGACGCTGTCTCAGCAGCGAAAGACGCTTGTTCACCGGTGGTGGTAATCAGCACAGCCATCCCCGAGAACAATCCAGAACTGCAGCGGGCCCGACAGCAGGGGCTGGAGATCTGGCATCGCTCCGATCTTCTGGCGGCTCTGATCGAGCAGCAACCCTCCATTGCAGTTGCCGGCAGCCACGGCAAGACCACCACCAGCACCTTGATCACCACCTTGCTGCTGGAGGCGAATCAAGACCCAACCGCTGTGATTGGAGGCATCGTTCCCAGCCTCGGCAGCAATGGTCACGCTGGCCAGGGAAAGCTGCTCGTGGCCGAGGCGGATGAATCCGATGGGTCCCTGGTGAAGTTCAGTCCAAGCCTGGGGGTGATCACCAACCTGGAGCTGGATCACACCGATCACTACTCCAGCCTCGACGACCTGATCTCCACCCTGCAACGCTTCGCAGGGGGTTGCGATCGCGTGCTGGCCAATCACGACGACCCGATCCTGCAGGAACACTTCCAGCCAACGGCCTGGTGGTCCAACCAAAGCGCCGAATCCGTTGACTTCGCCGCCCTGCCTCTGAGCCTTGAGGGCGATCGCTGCTTGGCCCGTTTCTACGAAGCTGGCCACCCCGTCGGTGACTTCACCCTGCCGATGGCCGGGCTGCACAACCTCAGCAACGCAACAGGGGCCTTGGCCGCCTGCCGGATGGAAGATCTCCCCTTTGACCAGTTGGTGGAAGGCCTCGTTGGCCTGAAGGCACCGCGGCGGCGCTTTGATCTTCGGGGCACCTGGAAGGGCCGTCAAATCGTTGATGACTACGCCCACCATCCCAGTGAGGTGAAGGCAACCCTGGAGATGGCACGCCTGATGGTGAGGAGTGGTCGCAGCCCGCTTCCCACAGCACCAGAACGGCTCCTAGCGGTGTTCCAGCCGCACCGTTACAGCCGCACCCAGCAGTTCCTCGATGGCTTCGCCCAGGCCCTGCAGAACTGTGATCTGCTGCTGCTGGCTCCCGTCTATTCCGCAGGAGAGCAACCGCTGCAGGGCATCTGCAGCAACGCTCTGGCGGATCGGGTACGCAGCCTGAAACCGGATCTTGAGATCGCCGTCGCAGACAACCTCGACCAACTCACCGACCTGGTGATCCAGCACAGCCGCGAGAACGATCTTGTTCTGGCCATGGGTGCTGGCGATGTGAATGGACTGTGGTCAAAGCTGACGTCATGA
- a CDS encoding peptidylprolyl isomerase: protein MPKSRQHWGSPLVHQRLNAILAALISIALITVPAPAWAALPQGNAVKDPAAILRDALPFDQDDIRELQHRLELTSDDLRAKRWTALGKTVSRTEALLNTRRDTILNAVPETKRGTAKALFESVDQGLEDLKEKVKATDKPGFIADRRRTLRSIGDVEALLVPDGFEREIPAEFDALPRLQGRATLSVSTTQGELTTVVDGFNAPLTGGAFVDLALKGFYDGLPFIRAEDFYVLQSGDPEGPEIGYVDPKTKQERHVPLEIRVPSEDDTIYNQTFEDVGLFMATPTLPFATLGTLGWAHSDQALDDGSSQFFMFLYEAELTPAGLNLVDGRNAAFGYVVDGFDVLEELGVDDRITAVKVIEGAKQLKAHA, encoded by the coding sequence GTGCCAAAGTCCCGTCAGCACTGGGGTTCCCCCTTGGTTCATCAGCGTTTAAACGCCATCCTTGCTGCTCTGATCAGCATTGCTCTGATCACAGTCCCCGCCCCTGCCTGGGCCGCCTTGCCCCAGGGCAATGCTGTGAAGGACCCAGCTGCGATTCTTCGGGACGCGCTTCCCTTTGATCAGGACGACATCCGGGAACTGCAGCATCGGCTGGAACTCACCAGTGACGATCTGCGGGCCAAACGCTGGACAGCTCTTGGCAAGACGGTGTCACGCACTGAAGCGCTGCTCAACACGCGCCGCGACACCATCTTGAACGCGGTCCCTGAAACCAAGCGCGGTACGGCTAAAGCGCTTTTTGAGAGCGTGGATCAGGGGCTCGAAGACCTCAAAGAGAAGGTCAAAGCCACTGACAAACCAGGGTTCATCGCCGACCGACGCCGGACGTTGCGCTCCATCGGTGATGTGGAAGCCCTACTGGTGCCCGACGGCTTTGAACGGGAGATCCCCGCAGAATTCGATGCCCTGCCACGGCTGCAGGGAAGAGCCACCCTCAGCGTGAGCACCACCCAGGGGGAGCTAACCACCGTGGTGGATGGCTTCAACGCCCCACTCACCGGAGGTGCCTTCGTCGATCTCGCCCTCAAGGGTTTCTACGACGGACTGCCTTTTATCCGAGCCGAGGACTTCTATGTGCTCCAGAGCGGTGATCCTGAAGGGCCGGAGATCGGCTATGTGGATCCGAAGACCAAGCAAGAGCGCCACGTCCCCCTTGAGATACGCGTGCCGAGCGAAGACGACACGATCTACAACCAAACCTTTGAAGACGTGGGCTTATTCATGGCCACACCAACCCTTCCTTTCGCCACCCTGGGCACTCTTGGCTGGGCCCATTCAGACCAGGCCCTCGACGACGGATCCTCGCAGTTCTTCATGTTTCTCTACGAGGCGGAGCTCACCCCGGCTGGTCTGAACCTCGTGGATGGCCGCAATGCAGCCTTCGGCTACGTGGTGGATGGATTCGATGTTCTGGAGGAATTGGGCGTCGATGACCGGATCACCGCCGTGAAGGTGATTGAGGGAGCGAAGCAACTCAAAGCCCACGCATGA
- a CDS encoding SDR family oxidoreductase, with the protein MLADLVKRSQPLAAEAKLLVLGGGYSGRCLANLARALGTPVLCTRRSLDSAEADLLFDSNGQEQLDPAVLEGVTHLLSTIPPDREGNDPVLSKLLPTLRNLPLRWAGYLSTTGVYGDRQGRWVSEQDDPAPALNRSMRRLNCEKTWLRSGLPIQILRLPGIYGPGRSVLNGLEQGRARLIDKPGQVFCRIHVEDIAGACWHLMHRAEQGAPATVGDRTELNRAVVNVVDDLPAPTAELMRHAAALLGCALPPLEPFAQIVDSMSPMAQSFWSENRRVSNHKLCHELGYALLHPNFRVGLQDCLNQDKLTPSDLRSSPRSANG; encoded by the coding sequence ATGCTTGCCGATCTTGTCAAGCGGTCGCAGCCGCTGGCGGCTGAGGCGAAGCTGCTGGTGCTGGGCGGCGGATACAGCGGACGTTGTCTGGCCAACCTGGCTCGAGCACTTGGAACACCGGTGCTCTGCACCCGCCGCTCCCTCGACTCTGCCGAGGCAGATCTACTCTTCGACAGCAACGGTCAAGAGCAGCTCGACCCCGCTGTCCTGGAGGGCGTAACCCATCTGCTGTCCACCATCCCCCCGGATCGCGAAGGCAACGATCCGGTCTTGTCGAAGCTGCTGCCAACGCTCAGAAACCTGCCGCTGCGTTGGGCGGGCTATCTCTCCACCACAGGGGTTTACGGCGATCGTCAGGGCCGTTGGGTGTCGGAGCAGGACGACCCAGCGCCGGCGCTGAACCGCAGCATGCGCCGCCTCAACTGCGAAAAAACTTGGTTGCGCTCAGGTCTGCCGATCCAGATTCTGCGTCTGCCAGGCATTTATGGCCCGGGCCGATCGGTGCTCAACGGCCTAGAGCAAGGTCGTGCACGCTTGATTGACAAGCCCGGCCAGGTGTTCTGTCGCATCCACGTGGAGGACATCGCCGGGGCCTGCTGGCACCTCATGCATCGCGCTGAGCAGGGAGCTCCAGCGACCGTGGGCGACAGGACTGAGTTGAACAGAGCCGTCGTGAATGTGGTGGATGACCTCCCGGCTCCCACAGCCGAGCTGATGCGACATGCGGCAGCCCTATTGGGTTGTGCCCTGCCGCCACTGGAGCCGTTCGCCCAGATCGTGGACAGCATGAGTCCGATGGCTCAGTCGTTCTGGAGCGAGAACCGCCGCGTCAGTAACCACAAGCTCTGCCACGAGCTCGGTTACGCGTTGCTGCATCCGAACTTCCGCGTCGGGCTGCAGGATTGCTTGAACCAAGACAAACTCACTCCATCTGACCTGCGTTCTTCCCCTCGATCAGCCAACGGTTGA
- the pdxA gene encoding 4-hydroxythreonine-4-phosphate dehydrogenase PdxA, with amino-acid sequence MGPHDSTNPRHELVIALGDPAGIGMEVVLKALASPTLPQELQPLLVGCRRTLISTHARLQRQTSHPLADPAALRIDDQPLEASVHPGEPTPSGADAGFRWLTRAVELLQERGSRALVTAPIAKHLWHAAGHRYPGQTERLAELAGRQRSSMLFTAVSPTSGWRLNTLLATTHIPLGQIPEALTPDLVHHKLNVLEGFCRRFTTKPHLRIAGLNPHAGEAGQLGREEAEWLLPLLDQWQKDHPQVQLDGPVPPDTCWISAARAWQTPNEPGPDGILALYHDQGLIPVKLLAFDAAVNTTLELPFLRTSPDHGTAFDIAAEGIASPESTTAAIQAAWDLS; translated from the coding sequence ATGGGCCCCCACGATTCCACGAACCCTAGGCATGAGCTGGTGATCGCTCTCGGCGATCCCGCGGGCATCGGCATGGAAGTGGTGCTGAAGGCCCTCGCCTCACCCACGCTCCCCCAAGAGCTTCAACCGCTGCTGGTGGGTTGCAGACGCACGCTGATCAGCACCCACGCGCGGCTGCAGCGGCAAACGAGCCACCCCCTTGCCGACCCTGCAGCACTCAGGATCGACGACCAACCGCTGGAGGCCAGTGTTCATCCAGGAGAACCCACCCCCAGCGGAGCCGATGCGGGGTTTCGCTGGCTCACCCGCGCCGTCGAACTGCTGCAGGAACGGGGGTCCCGCGCCCTGGTCACCGCCCCCATCGCCAAACATCTCTGGCATGCGGCCGGCCATCGCTATCCCGGGCAGACCGAACGGCTGGCTGAGTTGGCTGGACGACAGCGCTCCTCAATGCTGTTCACCGCCGTCTCTCCAACCAGCGGTTGGCGACTGAACACCTTGCTGGCCACCACCCACATCCCCCTGGGCCAGATCCCTGAGGCGCTGACCCCAGACCTGGTGCACCACAAACTGAACGTGCTGGAAGGCTTCTGTCGACGATTCACAACCAAACCACATCTGCGCATCGCCGGGCTCAATCCCCATGCCGGCGAAGCCGGTCAGCTGGGCCGCGAAGAAGCCGAATGGCTGCTGCCACTGCTGGATCAATGGCAAAAGGACCATCCTCAAGTGCAGCTGGATGGTCCCGTTCCTCCCGACACCTGCTGGATCAGCGCTGCTCGCGCTTGGCAGACCCCAAACGAGCCAGGTCCTGACGGGATTTTGGCCTTGTATCACGACCAGGGGCTTATTCCAGTGAAGCTGCTGGCCTTCGACGCTGCGGTGAACACCACCTTGGAACTGCCGTTCCTACGCACCTCCCCCGACCACGGCACCGCCTTCGACATCGCTGCCGAAGGCATCGCCAGCCCTGAGAGCACGACGGCAGCGATTCAAGCCGCCTGGGACCTGAGCTGA
- a CDS encoding serine protease inhibitor: MTSSSLHRSRSGAIVLRAILTAALLASAVVLAPEDPGVQASICQRHHSSDVCRVW, from the coding sequence GTGACGTCGTCGTCTCTCCATCGCTCCCGCTCCGGGGCCATTGTGCTCCGGGCCATCCTGACGGCTGCCCTGCTCGCAAGTGCTGTGGTGCTGGCGCCTGAAGACCCTGGTGTTCAGGCCTCCATTTGTCAGCGGCACCACTCCTCCGATGTCTGCCGAGTTTGGTGA
- a CDS encoding HNH endonuclease, with product MHSRDAVFLDELCPKLRVRRWRQSLHTFTGQSCIYCGKPSESIDHIHPQSKGGSSVTENCVPACLSCNGRKSDADVFDWYRRQRFYDPRRAMAIRAWMDGDLRLAVRLLQWAQPDQPINEPNDISIAAQAA from the coding sequence ATGCATAGCAGGGACGCGGTTTTTCTCGACGAACTCTGCCCCAAATTACGCGTCCGAAGATGGCGACAGTCTCTTCACACTTTTACCGGTCAAAGTTGCATTTACTGCGGCAAACCTTCTGAATCAATTGATCACATTCACCCCCAGTCCAAAGGGGGGTCAAGCGTTACTGAAAACTGTGTGCCGGCGTGTCTGTCTTGCAACGGCCGCAAATCTGACGCCGACGTTTTCGACTGGTACCGGCGACAGCGCTTTTATGACCCACGCCGCGCCATGGCGATTCGGGCCTGGATGGATGGCGACCTGCGACTCGCCGTTCGCCTGCTGCAGTGGGCCCAACCGGATCAGCCCATCAACGAGCCGAACGACATCTCGATCGCGGCTCAGGCTGCCTGA
- the gap gene encoding type I glyceraldehyde-3-phosphate dehydrogenase, whose product MTLRVAINGFGRIGRNVLRGWISRGADTGLEIVGMNSTSDPATSAHLLTYDSILGRLDPSVDIKTTDSSMFVNGKEIKFFADRNPLNCPWKEWGVDLVIESTGVFNTDEKASMHIQAGAKKVILTAPGKGDGVGTFVVGVNDDQYRHEDWDILSNASCTTNCLAPIVKVLDQNFGLDWGLMTTIHSYTGDQRILDNSHRDLRRARAAALNMVPTTTGAAKAVALVYPEVKGKLTGFAMRVPTPNVSAVDLTFGPSRGASVDDIKAAIKSASENGMKGIIKYSDLPLVSTDYAGTNESTIFDADLTYAMGDKAVKILAWYDNEWGYSQRVVDLAEVVAKNWK is encoded by the coding sequence ATGACCCTGCGCGTTGCGATCAATGGATTCGGCCGGATCGGTCGCAATGTTCTGCGGGGATGGATCAGCCGGGGCGCTGACACTGGCCTGGAAATCGTGGGGATGAACTCCACCTCCGACCCCGCCACCAGCGCTCACCTGCTCACCTACGACTCCATCCTTGGACGCCTTGATCCCTCCGTGGACATCAAGACCACGGACAGCTCGATGTTCGTCAACGGCAAGGAGATCAAGTTCTTCGCCGACCGCAACCCCCTCAACTGCCCTTGGAAAGAGTGGGGCGTTGACCTGGTGATCGAGTCCACCGGTGTTTTCAACACCGATGAGAAGGCCAGCATGCACATCCAGGCTGGTGCCAAGAAGGTGATCCTCACCGCTCCTGGGAAGGGTGACGGCGTCGGCACCTTCGTGGTGGGCGTCAACGACGACCAGTACCGCCACGAAGACTGGGACATCCTCAGCAACGCCAGCTGCACCACCAACTGCCTTGCCCCGATAGTCAAGGTTCTGGACCAGAACTTCGGCCTGGACTGGGGTCTGATGACCACCATTCACAGCTACACCGGCGACCAGCGGATCCTGGACAACAGCCACCGTGACCTGCGCCGCGCCCGTGCTGCAGCCCTGAACATGGTCCCCACCACCACCGGTGCGGCCAAGGCTGTGGCATTGGTTTATCCCGAGGTGAAAGGCAAGCTCACCGGCTTTGCCATGCGCGTTCCCACCCCGAACGTCTCCGCTGTTGACCTCACCTTCGGCCCGTCCCGCGGCGCCAGCGTTGATGACATTAAGGCCGCGATCAAGTCGGCTTCCGAGAACGGCATGAAGGGGATCATCAAGTACAGCGACCTGCCCCTGGTGTCCACCGACTACGCCGGCACCAACGAGTCCACCATCTTCGATGCCGACCTCACTTATGCGATGGGTGACAAGGCTGTGAAGATCCTGGCCTGGTACGACAACGAGTGGGGCTACAGCCAGCGTGTTGTCGACCTTGCCGAGGTAGTGGCCAAGAACTGGAAGTGA